A stretch of Sphingorhabdus sp. YGSMI21 DNA encodes these proteins:
- a CDS encoding TIGR02444 family protein — MTKRDQTAASAFWQFSLDVYAKPYVAELCLALQDEHGFDVNAVLFCLWSAQGSRTVLDQSKIGEVLVRISLLNENLVHPLRDARRWVRRYIDKATDTDPAAELTKLYAALKAVELKSERQVQSALIDLSRPASVDHRTSPESAAHASLEIYRRAIAAPEAAAALLTQLVVRAFAPASKRGNSQT; from the coding sequence ATGACCAAGCGGGATCAGACTGCTGCTTCGGCATTTTGGCAGTTCTCGCTGGACGTGTACGCAAAACCGTACGTCGCCGAGTTGTGCCTAGCCTTGCAGGATGAGCATGGCTTCGACGTCAACGCGGTGCTATTCTGCCTCTGGTCGGCGCAGGGCTCCCGTACGGTGCTCGATCAGTCCAAGATCGGCGAGGTTCTGGTCAGAATTTCGCTGCTCAACGAAAACCTGGTGCACCCGCTGCGAGACGCCAGGCGATGGGTGCGACGGTACATCGACAAAGCGACAGACACGGATCCGGCAGCCGAACTGACGAAGCTTTACGCAGCGTTGAAGGCAGTCGAACTGAAATCAGAGCGCCAGGTCCAGTCGGCGTTAATTGATCTTTCGCGGCCAGCCTCTGTGGATCATCGAACCTCGCCGGAAAGCGCGGCGCATGCCAGTCTCGAAATCTACCGCCGGGCGATTGCCGCTCCCGAAGCGGCGGCTGCTCTGCTGACGCAGTTGGTCGTCAGGGCGTTCGCGCCGGCTTCGAAGCGGGGGAATTCGCAGACCTGA
- a CDS encoding alpha/beta hydrolase, with the protein MQGDTSVREEKITGRGLTSHTLLAGDPSNPAILLLHGAGPGAHAGSNWLHLMPDLAENFFVIAPDLIGFGQSVIPEPWPDNVMAWIGTRVEQCFGLLETLGIEKAHVVGNSMGGALTLQMMSEEPDWIDRVVLMGSIGAPGPRTPELVRLLSFYSDPRPSRYRQLMHSFAHDAAKFEGMDEIVSNRYKIATDPEIMKTAVKMIDSMKQGIEALNMPPSILSKLPHNVLIFHGRQDRIVPLDTSLYLIEHLQYAELYVLDRSGHWSQLERWDVMRPMMEIHFGARTF; encoded by the coding sequence ATGCAAGGCGACACGAGCGTAAGGGAAGAGAAGATCACGGGGCGGGGGCTGACTTCGCACACATTGCTGGCAGGTGACCCGAGCAACCCCGCTATTCTTCTGCTGCACGGGGCAGGACCGGGCGCACACGCCGGTTCCAACTGGCTGCACCTGATGCCCGACCTGGCAGAAAATTTCTTCGTGATCGCACCCGACCTGATCGGCTTCGGACAGTCGGTCATCCCCGAACCCTGGCCTGACAACGTCATGGCATGGATCGGTACACGAGTCGAACAGTGCTTCGGCCTGCTCGAGACGCTGGGGATCGAGAAGGCCCATGTCGTCGGCAATTCGATGGGAGGCGCGCTCACTCTTCAGATGATGAGCGAAGAGCCCGACTGGATCGACCGCGTGGTGCTGATGGGGTCGATCGGCGCTCCCGGCCCCCGGACTCCAGAGCTTGTGCGCCTGCTGTCATTCTACTCGGATCCGCGGCCGTCCCGTTACCGCCAGCTGATGCACAGTTTCGCCCACGACGCCGCCAAGTTCGAAGGCATGGATGAGATCGTCAGCAACCGTTACAAGATCGCGACCGATCCCGAGATCATGAAAACCGCTGTCAAGATGATCGATTCAATGAAGCAGGGTATCGAAGCGCTCAACATGCCGCCATCGATCCTGTCCAAGCTGCCGCACAATGTTTTGATCTTCCACGGTAGGCAGGACCGCATCGTTCCGCTCGACACCAGCCTCTACCTGATCGAGCACCTGCAGTACGCCGAGCTCTATGTGCTCGACCGCTCGGGTCATTGGTCGCAGCTTGAGCGTTGGGATGTCATGCGGCCGATGATGGAAATCCATTTCGGCGCGCGTACTTTCTGA
- the hpaH gene encoding 2-oxo-hept-4-ene-1,7-dioate hydratase: protein MNQDGGGSGTGPCDSAASLSEEEIAAFAAELDQAEQSRQQIRQFTVRRPGMSIADGYRISKRWVDLKLASGRKVFGHKIGLTSRAMQQAAGITEPDYGTLLDDMVFEQGSDVPFDRFITPKVEVELAFVLGKRIEGPGATIFDVLKATEYVIPAVEIIDSRTFPVDPATGACRIVQDTISDNAANAGIIVGGLPMRPDKIDMRWVSALLSRNGVIEETGVAAGVLNNPANGVAWLANRLAPWDQTLEAGEVVLGGSFTRPVEVRRGDVFNADFGQLGAIGFRFV, encoded by the coding sequence ATGAACCAAGATGGCGGTGGTAGCGGAACCGGACCCTGCGATTCGGCGGCGAGTCTTAGCGAGGAAGAGATAGCAGCGTTTGCGGCCGAGCTCGACCAAGCCGAACAGTCACGTCAGCAGATCCGCCAGTTCACGGTGCGCCGACCGGGAATGTCGATCGCCGATGGCTATCGCATCAGCAAACGATGGGTCGACCTCAAGCTCGCTTCCGGGAGAAAGGTCTTCGGTCACAAGATAGGCTTGACTTCACGAGCGATGCAGCAAGCCGCCGGGATTACCGAACCCGATTACGGAACGTTGCTCGACGATATGGTATTCGAACAGGGGAGCGACGTGCCTTTCGACCGGTTCATCACGCCCAAGGTCGAGGTCGAGCTCGCTTTCGTTTTGGGGAAACGGATCGAAGGACCCGGTGCAACGATCTTTGACGTACTCAAGGCGACCGAATATGTTATCCCGGCGGTCGAGATAATCGACAGCCGCACATTTCCCGTCGATCCCGCAACCGGCGCGTGTCGCATAGTGCAGGACACAATCAGCGACAATGCTGCCAATGCCGGGATAATCGTCGGTGGATTGCCGATGCGGCCTGACAAGATCGACATGCGCTGGGTCAGTGCGCTGCTTAGCCGCAACGGTGTGATCGAGGAAACGGGCGTCGCCGCAGGCGTGCTCAACAATCCGGCGAACGGCGTGGCGTGGCTTGCCAACCGCCTTGCTCCTTGGGACCAAACGCTGGAGGCAGGCGAAGTCGTTCTGGGCGGGTCGTTCACCCGCCCTGTCGAAGTCCGAAGGGGTGATGTTTTCAACGCCGATTTCGGACAGTTGGGCGCTATCGGCTTCCGGTTCGTCTAG
- a CDS encoding HpcH/HpaI aldolase/citrate lyase family protein, whose product MQTPQNRFKDQLGDGPPQLGFWLALANPDIAEICSGLGYDWVLIDGEHAAQTLPAIANQLRAVDTIPACSAIVRVPGHDPVTIRQILDLGAPTIMVPMVDNAQQAAAIVKASRYPPAGDRGIGGARAARWGSYPAYVAEANERLCIIAQIETAEALDNLEAIAAVDGIDALFVGPADLAASLGLLGPANATALAQVTGETLARIRATGTPCGILSRDERLVQQYLDGGARFLAVGIDSFTLAKAAGDMARDWHNRIDAAGNGTK is encoded by the coding sequence ATGCAGACACCGCAAAACCGCTTCAAGGACCAGCTCGGCGACGGTCCGCCGCAACTCGGTTTCTGGTTGGCGCTCGCCAATCCGGACATCGCTGAAATTTGCTCTGGCTTGGGCTATGACTGGGTTCTGATCGATGGCGAGCACGCTGCTCAGACCCTGCCTGCGATTGCCAACCAGTTGCGCGCGGTTGACACCATTCCGGCCTGCTCTGCAATCGTGCGCGTTCCCGGCCACGATCCAGTGACGATCCGCCAGATCCTCGATCTTGGTGCCCCGACAATCATGGTGCCGATGGTCGATAACGCACAGCAGGCAGCGGCAATCGTCAAGGCTTCGCGCTATCCGCCAGCGGGTGATCGCGGTATAGGCGGTGCCCGCGCCGCACGCTGGGGCAGCTATCCCGCTTACGTGGCGGAGGCCAACGAGCGACTGTGCATCATTGCCCAGATCGAGACTGCCGAAGCGCTCGATAATCTGGAGGCTATCGCTGCCGTCGATGGCATCGACGCCCTGTTTGTCGGGCCTGCCGACCTCGCCGCATCGCTCGGCCTGCTTGGCCCCGCCAATGCAACGGCTCTCGCCCAAGTGACCGGAGAAACCCTCGCCCGAATCCGCGCCACCGGCACCCCCTGCGGCATCCTGTCACGTGACGAACGCCTGGTGCAGCAATATCTGGACGGAGGTGCTCGCTTCCTCGCGGTTGGCATAGATTCCTTTACGCTAGCAAAGGCTGCGGGAGACATGGCACGGGACTGGCACAATCGCATCGATGCAGCGGGCAACGGCACAAAATGA
- a CDS encoding CoA transferase, translating to MTRCDWGPAPTEASAKPLSGIRVLELARILAGPWCGQLLADLGAEVIKIERPGSGDDTRHWGPPFVMSDAGENLGAAYYHSANRGKRSIAVDITTAEGQDIVRSLAASADIMIENYKVGGLAKYGLDHAALSRISPRLITCSITGFGQTGPYAHRPGYDYIAQAMGGLMSMTGEPQREPQKAGIAAADLFTGVYSAVAVLAALNQRRESDVGAHIDMALLDTQVSVMGNQALNWMTSGVVPRRVGNGHANLAPYQAFPTRDGDLIIAVGNDGQFAALCRVLNIALDRDERFSTNPQRIRNRVELIKAIEEITTQWNREELFELLENAGISAGPINELDQVFANPQVIARGMAIERAGRPGVASPIVIDGVRMVSDRPAPGVSEEIGSDFK from the coding sequence ATGACGCGGTGTGACTGGGGGCCTGCGCCAACGGAGGCATCGGCAAAACCGCTGAGCGGCATCAGGGTTCTCGAACTCGCGCGAATCCTGGCCGGGCCATGGTGCGGGCAATTGCTGGCCGATCTCGGTGCCGAGGTTATCAAGATAGAACGCCCCGGCAGTGGTGACGACACCCGCCACTGGGGCCCGCCGTTTGTGATGTCGGATGCGGGCGAAAACCTGGGCGCGGCCTATTATCATTCGGCCAACAGGGGGAAGCGGTCCATCGCGGTTGATATCACAACCGCCGAAGGTCAGGATATTGTCCGCAGTCTTGCGGCAAGCGCCGACATCATGATCGAGAATTACAAGGTGGGCGGGCTGGCCAAATACGGGCTTGACCATGCAGCCTTATCGCGGATTAGCCCGCGCCTTATCACCTGCTCAATCACCGGCTTCGGGCAGACCGGGCCTTATGCCCACCGTCCCGGATACGACTACATCGCCCAGGCCATGGGTGGGCTCATGTCAATGACCGGCGAGCCGCAGCGCGAGCCGCAGAAGGCTGGCATTGCGGCCGCCGACCTGTTTACCGGGGTCTACAGCGCGGTGGCAGTGCTGGCAGCGCTCAACCAACGGCGTGAATCAGACGTCGGCGCACATATCGACATGGCACTGCTCGATACCCAGGTCAGCGTCATGGGCAATCAGGCGCTGAACTGGATGACCTCAGGGGTGGTGCCGCGCCGGGTCGGCAACGGCCATGCCAATCTGGCACCCTATCAGGCCTTCCCGACCCGCGATGGAGATCTGATCATCGCGGTCGGCAATGACGGCCAGTTCGCCGCCCTTTGCCGGGTGCTGAATATTGCGCTTGACCGGGACGAGCGCTTCAGCACCAATCCCCAGCGGATTCGCAATCGGGTAGAGTTGATCAAGGCTATCGAAGAGATTACAACACAATGGAACCGGGAGGAACTTTTCGAGTTGCTCGAAAATGCAGGAATTTCTGCCGGCCCGATCAACGAGCTGGACCAGGTATTCGCCAACCCGCAAGTCATTGCGCGCGGCATGGCGATTGAACGTGCAGGACGTCCCGGAGTGGCCAGCCCGATCGTCATTGACGGTGTCCGGATGGTATCAGACCGACCTGCGCCCGGGGTTTCAGAAGAAATTGGGTCCGATTTTAAATAA
- the tnpA gene encoding IS200/IS605 family transposase → MPYSRGSHTAFHHRYHIVWAPKYRFKVLHGEVRLRVREIIWQVCNELGVIIIHGALSRDHVDMLWDGRLLFSDQY, encoded by the coding sequence ATGCCATATTCACGCGGCAGCCACACGGCTTTTCATCACCGTTATCACATAGTCTGGGCGCCAAAATACCGTTTCAAGGTGCTGCACGGCGAGGTGCGCTTGCGGGTGCGCGAGATCATCTGGCAGGTTTGCAACGAGCTGGGCGTGATCATCATTCATGGCGCTCTGTCGCGCGATCATGTCGATATGTTATGGGATGGACGCCTCCTGTTTTCCGATCAATATTAA
- a CDS encoding cytochrome c produces the protein MKKLIAMSLLATLSACSDEAKVKKPDGAENYALMCAGCHAPGPGHPGTMLLEQLERPVPSLIGRKDLELDYLRMIVRQGLIEMPPFRPTELSDAEIDEIYAHIMSAKPPEPVPAKSAK, from the coding sequence ATGAAAAAACTAATTGCCATGTCGCTCCTCGCCACCCTGAGCGCCTGCTCAGACGAGGCGAAGGTCAAGAAGCCCGATGGCGCGGAAAATTACGCGCTGATGTGCGCCGGATGCCACGCTCCAGGCCCAGGTCATCCTGGAACAATGCTGCTTGAGCAGCTAGAGCGACCGGTGCCTTCACTGATCGGCCGAAAGGATCTTGAACTCGACTATCTGCGTATGATCGTGCGGCAAGGACTCATCGAGATGCCGCCGTTCCGCCCGACCGAGCTGAGCGATGCTGAGATCGATGAAATTTATGCACATATCATGAGTGCAAAGCCACCTGAACCGGTTCCGGCGAAGTCGGCTAAATAG
- a CDS encoding FAD-dependent oxidoreductase: protein MIDQARQAAALTAIEAALGTGAVDRSPAVLARYATPLAIPAGVVLPANEAQLAVALSAAKGAGGILQPVCNGAHGLEKTGLDKVIVLDLQRMNRILEVNEDLAYCLVEPGVTFRELDAHIKSKNFKLWVDFPGNPDESVAASFVERSAGYTPYSDHSLMQCGLEVMLADGRLVRTGMGAMPKSTCWQLFKFGYGPWVDGLFTQSDFAVPTKVGTWLMPEPPAFKTFMVTVESEDGLAPLLDVLGPLKLNMVVANGVAVGNALHEAALLGKKRSDYAGQGPMAASAVEAAGKALGLGYWNLYGSLYGLPDNVSILWDLVNGAFGSVPGAKVIADGRGVDPRLWSWRMGTMTGAVASPPAAIAQWSGNQALTVNPVSPVDGEDAMRLYELSRDTCAEHGFDMVSEAVAIWRSANHRQFLPSTGSDKSSAARTRACAEALIGAQAEAGFGQVFTEPGLRATVDKTFASGGLSTLHTRVKKALDPTALFASA, encoded by the coding sequence ATGATAGATCAGGCTCGCCAGGCGGCTGCACTGACAGCAATTGAAGCGGCTCTGGGCACCGGAGCGGTCGACCGATCGCCCGCTGTCCTGGCCCGCTACGCCACACCCCTCGCCATTCCGGCCGGCGTGGTCTTGCCCGCAAATGAGGCGCAGCTGGCAGTTGCGCTAAGTGCGGCGAAAGGCGCTGGCGGGATATTGCAGCCTGTTTGTAATGGCGCGCACGGACTTGAGAAAACCGGGCTGGACAAGGTTATCGTGCTCGATTTGCAGCGCATGAACCGGATTCTCGAGGTGAACGAGGACCTGGCTTACTGCCTGGTCGAACCCGGAGTCACCTTCCGCGAGCTTGATGCCCATATCAAAAGCAAGAATTTCAAGCTGTGGGTGGATTTCCCCGGCAATCCCGACGAGAGCGTGGCCGCCAGCTTCGTGGAACGCAGCGCGGGCTACACACCCTATTCGGATCATAGTCTGATGCAGTGCGGCCTTGAAGTCATGCTCGCCGATGGCAGGCTGGTCCGCACCGGCATGGGCGCTATGCCCAAAAGCACCTGCTGGCAATTGTTCAAGTTCGGATACGGCCCGTGGGTCGACGGACTGTTCACACAATCCGATTTCGCAGTGCCAACCAAGGTCGGCACGTGGCTGATGCCGGAACCGCCTGCTTTCAAGACGTTCATGGTTACCGTGGAGAGCGAGGACGGGCTGGCTCCGCTGCTCGATGTGCTCGGCCCACTCAAGCTGAACATGGTCGTGGCCAATGGCGTGGCTGTGGGTAACGCCCTGCATGAAGCTGCATTGCTCGGCAAGAAGCGCAGCGACTACGCCGGTCAGGGCCCGATGGCGGCCAGCGCGGTCGAAGCGGCTGGCAAGGCGCTGGGTTTGGGGTACTGGAATCTCTACGGCTCGCTCTACGGGCTGCCAGACAACGTCTCGATCCTGTGGGATCTCGTCAACGGTGCCTTCGGATCGGTCCCCGGGGCGAAAGTCATCGCAGACGGTCGGGGTGTCGATCCCCGGCTCTGGTCATGGCGAATGGGGACTATGACAGGCGCTGTGGCCAGCCCTCCGGCAGCAATCGCGCAGTGGAGCGGCAACCAGGCGCTGACGGTCAACCCGGTTAGCCCGGTCGATGGTGAAGACGCGATGCGTCTCTACGAGCTTTCACGCGATACCTGCGCAGAACATGGTTTCGATATGGTCAGTGAAGCTGTCGCCATATGGCGTTCAGCCAACCACCGCCAGTTCCTCCCTAGCACTGGCTCGGACAAGTCCAGCGCAGCGCGCACTCGCGCCTGTGCCGAAGCCTTGATCGGGGCACAGGCGGAAGCCGGATTCGGGCAGGTATTCACCGAACCGGGCCTGCGCGCCACGGTCGACAAGACATTCGCTTCGGGCGGACTATCTACGCTTCACACGAGAGTCAAAAAGGCTCTCGATCCAACCGCGCTGTTTGCGTCAGCCTGA
- a CDS encoding non-oxidative hydroxyarylic acid decarboxylases subunit D: MSDTLCPRCSSAGAIEDYRGREEDSVVWTILRCKTCCFSWRDSEPASTIGAGVRSADFAVDAANLDRYPKILQQ, encoded by the coding sequence ATGAGTGATACGCTCTGTCCACGCTGTTCAAGTGCCGGTGCAATCGAGGATTATCGGGGGCGCGAAGAAGACTCGGTCGTCTGGACGATCCTCCGCTGCAAGACCTGCTGTTTTTCATGGCGCGACAGCGAACCGGCCAGCACCATCGGGGCCGGGGTGCGTTCGGCGGACTTCGCCGTCGATGCTGCGAATCTCGATCGCTATCCCAAAATACTTCAGCAATAG